The nucleotide sequence CAAGCGCCAGGGTTGAAGCCGTGCTGAACCGACCGGGCGGGTGCCCCATGCTCCCGCCCGGTCAAACCCGTTTCTCACCGTAGGCTGCGAGCTTGTTCGCGCTCCGCATCCACCACGCCGCCAAGCGCGAGCAAGCTCGCTGCCTACCCTACCTCCCGAGCGCGAAACGTCTCCCTCACCTAACCCGAACATCGCGTTCACCCCGTCCGCCATTCCATTCGCTCCCCGTTTCTCACCGTAGGCTGCGAGCTTGCTCGCGCTCCGCATCCACCACGCCACCAAGCGCGAGCAAGCTCGCTGCCTACCCTACCTCCCGAGCATGAAACGTCTCCCTCACCTCACCCGAACATCGCGTTCACCCCGTCCGCCATTCCATTCGCTCCCCGTTTCTCAACGTAGGCTGCGAGCTTGCTCGCGCTCCGCATCCACCACTCCGCCAAGCGCGAGCAAGCTCGCTGCCTACCCTACCTCCCGAGCGTGAAACGTCTCCCTCACCTCACCCGAACATCGCGTTCACCCCGTCCGCCATTCCATTCGCTCCCCGTTTCTCACCGTAGGCTGCGAGCTTGCTCGCGCTCCGCATCCACCACGCCGCCAAGCGCGAGCAAGCTCGCTGCCTACCCACCCCTCCCGACCATGAAACGCTTTCCCTTCCTCACCTTCGGCCTCGCATTCACTGCTGTCCTCATCGCGCTCATTCCCGGCGCCACCGCGTGGCTTCAACTCGATCGTTATGCCGTGATTCACGACGTCCAGTGGTTGCGCGGCCTCACCGGCCACCTGACCCATTTCGACACCGATCACCTCACGTGGGATGTCGCCGCCTTGCTCCTGCTCGGCACGCTCGCCGAACGTGAGTCTCGCCGCGCCACCGCCGTCACCCTCGCGTTGTCTGCGATCGGCATCAGCTCGGCCGTGCTGATCTTCCACCCCCAGTTCGCCACCTACCGTGGGCTCTCCGGCCTCGACTCCGCCCTCTTCGGCCTGATCGTCGCCCGTCTCTTTACGACCGGCTGGCGCGAACGCCACGGCTTCACGCTGGCCACCGCTGCCCTCGCCGCCGTGGGGTTCATCTTCAAAACCGGCTTCGAGTTGTTCGCCAACGACACCGTATTCGCCAGCTCACTCGGCTACGCCCCGGTTCCTCTCGCGCACTTCGTCGGCTTCACCATCGGATCAATCGTCGCAACCTTTTCCGCCCGAAATGCCATCCGCCACAACCCGCATCCCTCCTTAAATCACCACGGGCAACCCGCATTGATCCCATGTTCAAACCCCCTTTCTTCGTAGCACTGAGCTGTCTCTCTCTCATCCTCGGTGCATCGGGATGTCTCGCTCGACCGGATCCAACCGACATCACCGTGCACTACACTTTCGTGCCTCCCGAGCGCCTGTCGGACGCCGTGAAAAGCCCGCAAGCGGCCTTGGAAATCGAAGAGACGTGGCGTCACCGCATGGCGGATTCCCCGATGCCTCACGCAATCACCGATTACTCTATTGTCGTGTTCGTCAACGCGCCCCCCCGTGCAGGCGCCATTTGGGGCCGTCTCGGGATTCCGGTGCAAGGGCCGCGCAACCTGCGGGAGATCAAAGTAACACTCG is from Synoicihabitans lomoniglobus and encodes:
- the rrtA gene encoding rhombosortase gives rise to the protein MKRFPFLTFGLAFTAVLIALIPGATAWLQLDRYAVIHDVQWLRGLTGHLTHFDTDHLTWDVAALLLLGTLAERESRRATAVTLALSAIGISSAVLIFHPQFATYRGLSGLDSALFGLIVARLFTTGWRERHGFTLATAALAAVGFIFKTGFELFANDTVFASSLGYAPVPLAHFVGFTIGSIVATFSARNAIRHNPHPSLNHHGQPALIPCSNPLSS